The genomic segment TTCGTCGCCGAGGTGATAGGTCTTGTGAACGTCGGCGATGGCAATGACCTGGGCCATGGGGTCGCGTTGTCGGGGGCTTTTGTCGGCGGCTATGATGGGATTACCTGCCGATCAAACGGGCGTTTGGGAACCATGCGCATCCTTTTCACGTCGGACCTGCACTACAACATCGCGCGAAGCCAGGAGCCGACGCGTGACGTGGCGCGCCGAATTTGTCAGGCCGGGGGCGACTGCCTCGTCTTCGTAGGAGACAGCGCCTCGTGCAACCTTGCGATTCTAGACGAGGTATTCGGACTTTTCGAGGCGTTCCCGGGGCTGCGCCTCGCCGTCGCGGGCAATCACGAGCTGTGGGTGCCGCGCGGGCGCGTCGCAGCCGGCAAGGGTACCAGCGGTAACGGCAATGGACAGAACGGCGCGAGCGCTGTGCCTGGAGGCGACTCGCTGCACCGGTATGAGAATGAGATCGCCGAGGCCTGTGCACGGAGCGGCGTGCATTACCTCGATGCGGCGCCGTTTTATCTGGGCGACGTGGCGATCGTCGGGAACGTCGGCTGGTACGATTTTTCCTACCGGCCCAGCGCGATGCGCGTGCCGTTGCGCTTCTACCAGAACAAGGTCGCGCCGGGTGCGGCGGCGTATTTCGAGGAGCATCGGCATCTGCTCGAAGGGCGCGAGGACGTCGGCCCGATCGCACGCGAGATCACCTGCCGCTGGATGGATGGCGTGCACGTGAAGCTGCCGATGAGCGACGTGGCGTTCACGCAGCACCTGGCGGAGAAGTTGCGGCGACATCTGGAAGAGGCGTCGGCGCGAGCGAGCCGGATCATTGCGGCGGTGCATCATCTTCCGTTCGCCGAGCTTGTGCCGCACAGCCCGATCCCGAACTGGGAGTTCGCGACGGGGTTTCTGGGAAGCGAATTGTTCGGCGAACTGCTGCTGGAACATCCGAAGGTGTCGCACGCGTTTTGCGGCCATTCGCACCGTTCGCGCCGGTGTCGCAAGCAGGGGCTGGAATGCGTGAGCATCGGTTCGACGTATCGTGAGAAACAGTACGAGGTGCTTGAGATATGAATGGCATAGCGCGAAATGCAAGTTGCATCGTGCACATGGCGAGCAGCGAATTGCAGCAAGCAGGCAGCAAAAGGAGCGCCTTCGATTTCAAAGCCGTTGCGCCCGCTCCGATCCATCGAGCGGCGCGAGCTTGGCTTGGCCGTTTGGCGGGCTGCGCGCTCGCGATGCTGACGGTTAGCGCGCCCGGGCAGATCGCTCCGGCCCGCGCGCAATCCGCCGATCGCACGCGAGATCGGAATCGCGCGGCCCGTGAGACGCCGGTGTCGCGCGTCTTCGCGCAGGCCAGCCCAGCGGTGGTGAACCTCTCCACGACGCAGATCGTCACGGTGCGCGACCCGCTCGACGAGATCTTCAACATGCCGATGTTTGCGCCGCGCCGCTACCAGACGCACTCCGTCGGATCGGGGTTCATCATTCATCCCGACGGGTTTCTCGTGACCAACGCGCACGTCGTCGCGCAGGCCGCCGAGTGCAAGGCGCTCTTTGCTGACGGTCGCGAGCTGCCCGTGGAAGAAGTCGCCATCGACCGCGCACACGATATCGCCGTGATGCGCGTGCGCGCCGAGCAGCCGCTGCCGGCGCTGCGACTGGGCCGCAGCGACGATCTGATGCCTGGCGAGACAGTTGTCGCGATTGGAAATCCGATGGGCCTGGGCCACACGGTGACGACCGGCATCGTCAGCGCGCTGAACCGCGAGCTGAAGTTCGGCCGCGGCGTAACGTATGACGGCCTGATCCAGATCGACGCGCCGATCAACCCCGGCAACTCCGGCGGGCCGTTGCTGAACGTGCTGGGTGAAGTCGTCGGCGTGAACTCGGCCATCCGCGGCGACGCGCAGAACATCGGCTTTGCGATTCCCGCAGATCGCGTGCGCGCGCTGCTGCCGGAGCTGCTCGACGTTGAGCGCGTGCGCGGCGTGGCGCTCGGCGCGAAGTTCGAGGGACAAGTCGGCCTCACAACGCTCGCGGGATCGACGACCGACGCCGCGCACGGCGTGCGCGTGCGCGCCGTGGAGCCGGGTTCGCCGGCGGCGAAGGCCGGACTGGCGGCGGGCGACGTGATCACCGAGATCGACGGGACTGCGACTCACGACTACATCGACGCATTCGGCGTGCTGCGCACCGCCCCGACCGGCCGCGCGCTGCCGTTGCGCGTGCTGCGCGACGGGAAGCCGCGGCTGATGAAGCTATCGCTTGAACCGCAAAGCGGCATTGAGACGCAAAAAGTACTCTGGGCGCGGTTCGGTCTGCGTCTGGCGGACCTGAAGGCCGACGAACTCAAGCGGCTGGGCATGAGCCGGCCGCTGGGACTATTGGTGAAGGACGTTCAGAACGGTTCGCCCGCGGCGCGCGTGGGGATCGCTCCGGGGCATGTCATTACCATGTTCGGCGGCTGGCCCGTTGAGTCGCTGGATAAGCTCGCGCCGCTGCTGGCGCAGGTCAATCGCGGCGACGGC from the Planctomycetia bacterium genome contains:
- a CDS encoding metallophosphoesterase; its protein translation is MRILFTSDLHYNIARSQEPTRDVARRICQAGGDCLVFVGDSASCNLAILDEVFGLFEAFPGLRLAVAGNHELWVPRGRVAAGKGTSGNGNGQNGASAVPGGDSLHRYENEIAEACARSGVHYLDAAPFYLGDVAIVGNVGWYDFSYRPSAMRVPLRFYQNKVAPGAAAYFEEHRHLLEGREDVGPIAREITCRWMDGVHVKLPMSDVAFTQHLAEKLRRHLEEASARASRIIAAVHHLPFAELVPHSPIPNWEFATGFLGSELFGELLLEHPKVSHAFCGHSHRSRRCRKQGLECVSIGSTYREKQYEVLEI
- a CDS encoding trypsin-like peptidase domain-containing protein, with the protein product MASSELQQAGSKRSAFDFKAVAPAPIHRAARAWLGRLAGCALAMLTVSAPGQIAPARAQSADRTRDRNRAARETPVSRVFAQASPAVVNLSTTQIVTVRDPLDEIFNMPMFAPRRYQTHSVGSGFIIHPDGFLVTNAHVVAQAAECKALFADGRELPVEEVAIDRAHDIAVMRVRAEQPLPALRLGRSDDLMPGETVVAIGNPMGLGHTVTTGIVSALNRELKFGRGVTYDGLIQIDAPINPGNSGGPLLNVLGEVVGVNSAIRGDAQNIGFAIPADRVRALLPELLDVERVRGVALGAKFEGQVGLTTLAGSTTDAAHGVRVRAVEPGSPAAKAGLAAGDVITEIDGTATHDYIDAFGVLRTAPTGRALPLRVLRDGKPRLMKLSLEPQSGIETQKVLWARFGLRLADLKADELKRLGMSRPLGLLVKDVQNGSPAARVGIAPGHVITMFGGWPVESLDKLAPLLAQVNRGDGIPFRVLQITAEGWSRDDVVVVAR